The genomic stretch TATAATTAATATTACTGTTATTCTGTTCATTTTAATTTTGCCCAACGTATTTGTGTTATGGAAAGTTGCGTTTAAGTGAACGGCTATTTTCCGAAGGAAAATAGAAGTTTACAAAAATGCGATTAACTTTTATTAAGCTAAAATTAAGCAATTTTTTTTACACGGTGTTATATAGATACTGCACTCTATTACTCTAAATTTCTTTAAAACCCTTTATATACAAGGGTTTATGGTTTTTAGCCAAAGTAAAATAATGCAATAAAATGCGCTAAAATGCTTGTTTTGTTGTACCCTTTGTTGTACCTTAGTACTCGGTTGCACCGCATTGCATCCCTTTAAAACCAGTACTTTATGTCTTCAATAAAACTAATTTTAAGAAATAACAAGATAGATAAAGCAGGTGAAGCACCTCTTTATTTAAGAGTTATCAAAGACCGTAAAACTAAATTCATTTCGTTAAGCCTAAAATTAAAGCCAAATGAATGGGATGAAGATAAGCAAAAAGTAAAAAAGAATCACAGTAATTCTACAAGGCTAAATGCTTACATATCTCAAAAGGTAGCGGATGCAAAAGGCGAAATTGCAGACCTAGAACGCAGGAACCAATCCACAACCGCAAGAAAATTAAAAGAGGCCATTAAGGGTAAACCCTTAACGAACTTTTTTGACTACTCTGATAATCTTTGCGAAAAGAGAAAAGATACTTTAGCTTATTCGACGTATAAGAATTACAAAACTTATTTAAAGAAATTTGAAAAGTTTGTAGGGCATAGAGAGTTGATGTTTGAAGATATTACAGTTACAACTTTAAAGGATTTTGCATCTTATTGCAGTTCTACATTAGGCAATAATAATACAACCATAAATTTCTCTTTAAAGATTATGAAGATAATGTTTAAGGAGGCGCAAAAAGAAGATTTAATACCTTTGGATTTATTTCCATTTAACAAATTCACAGTAAAAAAAGATAAGAGTACAAAACGCTATTTATCTGCTGAACAGTTTCAGGACTTTATGGATTTAGAAGTTTCAAATAAGGACAAAGCACAGATTATAAAAGATATGTTTATTTTTTCAGTCTTTGCAGGTGGTTTAAGGTTTGGGGATATGTTAGAGCTAAAATGGAAAAATTACGATAAGAAAAACGGAAGAATTACAAAGATAATCAGAAAAACAAACAGACAGCACAGCGTTAGAATAGGGCAAAAAGCAGTTGAGATTTTAGAGAAGTATCAACAAAAAGACCAGAAGCAAGAAGATATAATTTTCCCTTTTGCAAATATTGATAAAACCTATTTTACAGATAAAGAACATAGAAATTTAATAACCGGAAGAGCAATAGCATTAAGCAATATGTATTTAAGAAAAATGGGCAAACGTTTAGAACTGCCTTTCAATTTAAGTTTTCATATTAGCAGACATACATTTGCTACCAGGGCATTAAATAATGGTATGCGTATAGAACACGTTTCTAAATTGATGGACCATTCAGATATTGGTATCACGCAAGTGTATGCAAAGATTATTAGTAGTGAGTTAGATAATGCAGTAGATAAATATATCAATTAGTTTATGAAGGAAATTGTTTTTGATAGTTTTAAAAGCACACTTCAAGAAGTGAAGATTTTAAATAATATCGTTGTAAAAGAAAAAATTAGAAATTCTCAATTAGAAGACAGTTTAAAGCAGGCGCAGAATTTATTATTTTCTAGTTACAGTAGCTTGAATATTTTTGCTGAATCAGTTAAAAGTTATATATCTGTAGGGTATAAGATTACACCTTTTGATAAAAAAGAGAAGAAACAAATATCAAAAATTGAAGCTAAAATAATTTATAACAAATTATTAGGCATCATAAACTCGGAACTAGAAAAAGATATTATTGTACCAACAGAATCATTAATTCTTCAAAGTCAAATTTCTTCATTAGGTTTAGCTTTTATTTCGGCCTCAATAGATGAAAATCTAAAAAAGAATAATGATGAATTAAATATTGATAAATTAAAATCACAAGAACTATCAACAGCACTAAATAAATATTTTGCTGCTATAATAGGTTATATCCAAGATATTTTATTGTACGACATTTATTTAATATTTGAAAAGCCAGAAATCACTTACTTGCAAGAAATTGTTTTTACAACAGATTACAAGAAAGAATATATTGATAAATGGCTAGATTGTACTGTAACTTTTAATGAATTAAGAAGAAATAAAAGAACAGATCATTGGGCTGAAATTTATAAGCTAAAATTAGAGTTTGAACAAACAGAAAAAATTGAAAATCATCAAAAAAAGCTTTTTAATGAACGTATTGATTTTGAAATAAGAAATGCAATAAATGATTTTGATGAATTAGAAGATGACGTCAAAAAGGAAGCATTAAATAAAGAGATTAAATTAATACAAGACTTTTTCAATAGTGATACATCAAAGACTGTTGTAAAAAGGCTTAAAAATATTTTAAATTTTTCTAAGCCAAAAGAGGTGGTTTTAGAGTATGATAATATTTTAAGGGATAGGTTATTGTTGGGTGATTTTAATATTTACGAAGTTGGTAAATCAAATTATTCATCAGCTTTTGTAGCATCTTTCTTTATGCAGTATTTAGATAAATTAAAAGAATATTTAGAGTCACTTAATGATGAAGTAAATAATAATAAAATGATAAACGACCAATTTCAATACGACAACTTCAAAGATTTATTATTAGTAGAAGAATTAGAAAAGCGTGTAGCAATTGAAGCAGCAGAGTACAAAAAGAATTGCGATGACTATTGGGAAACTTATACTTTCGACCCAACCTATTTTGATACGTTCATTTCTGGCGAGTTGTACACTATATTTTTAAACGCTATATATGAAAGAATAAAGCCTTTAAATGACTTTGAAATTAATAAATACCTAACACTATCATTAAATCAATTCAATACACATACGCCAACAAAAAGAGCTGAAGAGTTTAAAAGAATTTACCACAATACATATTGGTTTCCAAACTATATGGAGTACAATCCAAATCAGTACGAGAATAAGTATCCTGTTCACGTTTGGAAGCATTACGCAAATCATTTCCACTTATTTAAAGAAGCATCAGAAAATATATTACAGGACTTTAAAAAAGGCTTAATTGGTAGTGGCAGAAAACAAGAAGTCATTGCAAAGCCAAAGACTAAACTAAAATCAAAGCATAACTCATTTACTTATAAAAAATGGAGATTTGAATCCACAAATCTAACTTCATTAAAAGACTCTTTAATTAGAAAAAAATTAATTGCATCAGACACAGATCTAAAGGATTTTAGAAAAGCATTTAGCGGAGAAGAAATTGAAAAGCCTATTGTCTGGACTGGTAATATTAGCGAACTTTCATATTTCATTAAGCAATTGCATAATGTATTAAAACTTGTTGTAGATTTAAAGCAACAGCAATGGGCAGTAACTATAAACTGTTTTATTCAAGAAAACGGAGAGCAATATAACCGCACCAAATTAAGAACTCAAAAAGTTCCTGCTACATCAAAAAACATTGATATGGCATTAAAAACACTGTAATAACACTCTACACTTCTAGTGCAGTATTAAAAAACTTTCTTCAAAAAATACAGTTAATCTCTTTTAGTTTGTCTGTTTTTTTATAGCACTCTACACTCTACACCTTACTCTAAACCCTTGTTTTTAAAGTGTTTTGAACCTCTGTTTCTGACAATCTTTGTTTTCATAATCATAAAAATTTTATCAAATGGAAGCAATTATTTTAAGCGCACAACAGTACAAAGAATTAGTAAATCGTTTAGATGTTCTAAACAAGAAACTAGAAGAAAAACAGAAGTCACCTAACGACACGTTTTTAGACAATCAAGAATTTTTACAGCTAATGAATATTAGCAAAAGAACAGCACAATCCTGGAGAGATGAAGGTAAAGTTTCATTTTCACAAATAGGCTCAAAAATCTATTATAGAATGAGCGATGTACAGAAGCTTTTAGACAAAAACTACAAAGCAGCATTTTCTAACAAACGTAAATATTAATTCTAAAATGTAAAAAGTTATGAAAAAAGCTGTATCACTAAAACCAGAATTTGAAAGTTTAGAAGAGCCTAATACTATTATTCAACACGTTAAGGAATTAACCAAAAGAGAAGAAGTTAAACACGCTAGTATATTGTCGAAATTATTAAAAGAATTTAAACCTATTGATTTTGAAAAAATAGCAAATCCAAGTGTTCACGATAATTTTAAACTTTCAAACAAACACTATTCAATTATTTCAATTGATACTGTATTAAAAATTGCTAAAAACAATAATTGGGGTTTATGTAAAAATCATAGTTTCATTTATTTATACAACGGTTCTTATTGGAATGAAATCGACAAAGAAGCATTTCAAAAGTTTTTAGGCAATGCATCAGAAATTATGGGAGTACCAAAATTTTCAGCAAAGTATTATAAATTCAAAAAAGAATTATACGAACAATTTTTGGCAACCGCTTACTTGGAAGCTAAACCAACATCAGCAGATAATGTTTTAATAAACTTAAAAAACGGAACATTTGAAATTAATACAAAAGGCACACAATTAAGGCCTTATAATTCAAATGATTTTATCACATATCAATTACCATTTGAATACAATCCAGAGGCGCAAGCACCTCTATTTAAAGCCTATTTAAACGAAGTGTTACCAGATATAGAGCGTCAAAATGTATTGGCAGAATATATAGGTTTTGTATTTATCAAACACAATAGTAATCGGTTAAAAGAAGAAAAAGCATTAATACTTTACGGTACAGGTGCTAATGGTAAATCTGTATTTTTTGAAGTGATAAGTGCCTTATTGGGTGATGAAAATATAAGTAACTATTCTTTGCAAAGTCTTACCAATGAAAACGGATATTTTAGAGCAAAGTTAGCGAACAAGTTAGTGAATTACGCATCCGAAATTAATGGAAAATTAGAGAGTTCAATATTCAAACAATTAGTTTCTGGTGAACCTGTAGAAGCGCGCTTACCTTATGGCGAACCATTTACATTGAAGCAATACGCAAAATTGATATTCAATTGTAACGAATTGCCAAAAGAGGTAGAGCAGACAAACGCGTACTTCAGACGCTTTTTAATTATTCCTTTCGATGTTACTATTCCACCTGAAAAACAAGATAAAAACCTACACAATAAAATCATAGAAAAAGAATTATCAGGTGTTTTTAATTGGGTTTTAGAGGGGTTAAATAGACTGTTAGCACAAAAAGGATTTTCTAATTGTAGAGCAGCAGAAGAAGCAGTTGCAGACTATAAAAAACAATCTGATAGCGTTAAAATGTTTATTGATGAAAACGATTATACTATTTCGCCAAACCAATACACGCTCATAAAAGAAATATATCCACGTTACAGGCAATATTGTGCGGAAGATGGTTATAGACCAGTTAGTAAAGTTAATTTCTCTAAACGTCTAAAAAACTTAAAAATCATAGTTGAACGTGTTGCAGGCAACAAATTAGCAGCATTTATAACAAATGATATTCCCTATTAAAAAAAGATGTTTATAAGTAGTAATTAAAGTAACTAAAATAACAAGCAGAGTTACTAAAGTTATTAAAGTTACCCTTCAAGAAAAACTTTTTATGCGCCAATACAGATACATATTCGAAAAAGGTAGTAAAAAACACCAATGTCCTGCGTGTCATAAAAAACGCTTTGTAAGGTATGTTGATGTTTATACACAAGAATATCTTCCAGAGATTTATGGTAAATGCGACCGAGAAATGAATTGCGGTTATCATCTAAACCCATATAAAAATGGTTATGCAAAAGACAATACTATTAAAGATGATTTTGTGTATCAAATTAGTAAACCGATAGTAAAACCAAAACCAGTATTTATTCCAAAAGATGTATTTTATAAAACAAGAAAAGCGTATGAAGAAAATACATTTATACAAAATTTACTAAATAATATAGCATTTCCATTCGAGTCAGAAGATATAGAGAAAATAATAGCACAATATCATTTAGGTACAATAACAAAGGGTTATCGTAAAGGCGCAACAACATTTCCATTTATTGATATAGATAATAATGTAAGGGCAATCCAAGTAAAGCAATTTGATAAATTCAACCATACAATAGGCACAGATTTTTTGCACTCAATAATAGAGAAGCATTACAAACGTAATAAACAACAAATCCCTATTTGGTTAAAAGGTTATAATAAAAACGAAACTAAAGTTTCTTGTTTATTCGGTGAGCATCTATTAAGCAAATATCCTTTAAATCCTATTGCATTAGTTGAAGCACCAAAAACAGCAATGTATGGCACGTTGTATTTCGGATTTCCTAACAATCCTAAAAACTTATTGTGGTTAGCGGTCTATAATTTGAGTAGTTTAAATATTAATAAGTGTAAAGCATTAAAAGGTAGAAACGTTTATTTATTTCCAGATTTATCAAAAGAGGGTAAAGCATTTAATTTATGGTCTAATAAGGCACAGAAAATTCAACAACAATTAGAAAATTCATTTTTTAAAGTTTCCGATTTATTGGAAGAACTAGCACCAAACCAAGACAAAGAAGAAGGTAAAGATATTGCAGATTATCTCATAAAATTAGACTGGCATAAATTCAGAAAAAAGGAAATTAAAAATATACTTGAAGTAGTTCCCAAAAAAATAACTGTAAAAAACAAAATAATAGCAGATAAAACCAATAATATAAACAGTAAAAGTTCTGCTAATCAATTCAAAGAAATACAATTAGAAGAAACGTTTATTCATCAAGAAAAACAGTCAATTAATTGGAATGAACAAATAGAAGAATTAGAATCATTTTTTAAAAACATCCAATTACCTCAAAAAGAAATAAAACTAAATCAATGTACTACAATTTCAAATGTCAATAAATTTATAACAAGTCATTTAGCTACTGTTAAAGCGAATAATGGTAGTCTTATATACTTACCATATTTAGTGAGATTGCAGGAATTAAAAGTTATTTTAAAAGTATAGCTTTTATCTCTTAAAAGATTTATATTTTTATAGCCTTTATATAAATATCACTAATTCTTAAAGTTACTTAAAACTATATTAACAATCCAATAAATGGCAAAAAAGAAAGAAGTTAAGCAAGAACCAATAGAAAAACAACTTTGGAAAGCAGCAGATAAACTGCGTAAAAATATTGATGCAGCAGAATATAAACACATTGTATTAGGCTTGATATTTTTAAAATACATATCTGATTCTTTTGAAGAACTCTATGCTAAACTGCAAGCAGGTGAAGGCGAATATGCAGGAGCCGACCCTGAAGATAGAGACGAGTACAGAGCAGAGAATGTATTCTTTGTGCCACCTTCTGCAAGATGGTCTTATTTACAAGGTAGAGCCAAATTACCTGAAATAGGTAAAGACATTGATAATGCAATGGATGCTATTGAAAGAGACAATGCTTCATTAAAAGGAGTACTACCCAAAGCATTTGCCAAAGAGAATTTAGACCCAACCAGTTTAGGGCAACTAATTGACTTGATTAGTAATATTGCTTTAGGTGATGAAGTAAGCAGAAGTCAAGATTTATTAGGTAAAGTATATGAATATTTCTTAGGAGAATTTGCATTGGCTGAAGGTAAAAAGGGCGGACAATTCTACACACCAGAGAGCATCGTAAAATTATTGGTAGAAATGCTACAACCTTATAAAGGTAGAGTGTTTGACCCTTGTTGTGGTTCAGGTGGTATGTTCGTACAGTCTGAAAAATTCATATTGGCTCATCAAGGTAAAATCAATGATATTTCCATTTACGGGCAAGAAAGCAATCAGACTACTTGGCGTTTGGCTAAAATGAATTTAGCCATTAGAGGGATTGATAGCTCACAAGTAAAATGGAACAATGAAGGCTCATTTTTAAACAATGCTCATAAAGATTTAAAAGCAGATTATATTATCGCAAATCCGCCTTTTAATGATAGTGATTGGAGTGGTGATTTATTAAGGGGTGACGCAAGGTGGCACTACGGCATCCCATCAGCAAAAAACGCAAATTTTGCTTGGCTACAACATTTTCTGTATCACTTATCTCCTAATGGTACAGCAGGTATTGTTTTAGCGAATGGTGCTTTGTCCTCAGATACTTTAAATGATGATGTTATTAGGAAACAAATGATTGAATCCAATGTAATAGACTGTATAGTTATGCTTCCTGAGAAATTGTTTTTTAATACAGGTATTTCAGCATCATTGTGGTTTCTGAGAAAGAATAGAACTCGTGATGAAGTACTATTCATTGATGCATCAAACTTTGGTGAAATGGTTAGCAGAAAACTTAGAATACTTGATAGTAATGATTTAAAAGAAGTTGCACAAACTTATGAAGATTGGAAAAATAACAATAATTATCAAGATGTCATTGGTTTTTGTAAATCTGCGAGCTTGGATGAAATTAAGAAAAACAAACACATTTTAACACCTGGTAGGTATGTTGGCGATATTGTTGACCCAGAAGAAAAGCTATCATTCAGTTCTAAAATATTAGCATTTAATAAAACACAGAATGAATTAGATGAAATATCTAATGGCATCAATAATGACATAAGAACTAAACTGAACTCATATTATCCGGATAACAATTTCGACAATATCAAATTAGAATCAGTAAAAGTTATTGATTATTTGGGGGAATTAATTTTTAAAGAATGGATTATTAATGAGAATCTTCCAAAATCTATTCAATTGTCTAACAATTTAGAAACCGTAAAACTTTCGGAGGTAGTTGAAAAGAGTAATACTGGTGCTGATGCTATACAAAAAGCTCCAATTGTTGAGGATGATACAGGTGTTAGATGTATTAGAATAGGCGACATAACTAATGAAAGACCTTTTAATGAATGGGGTTTTAGTAAAGTGACAGAAAAAATTTTCAAACAATATCAATTAAAGGCTAATGATATAATTGTAACAAGAACAAGTGTTTTAGGTCTTTCGCGTTATATATCAAATGATTTAATGAGCGTATATAATAACGGTTTAATACGCCTACAAATAACAGAAGCTATACCTGCACAGTATGTTTATGCTTGGCTTCAAAGCTCTTCATTTAGAAAGTATATCAATAGAATTACGAATGAAACATCTACAAGGCCAAATATGAAGATGAATTATTTGCTTGATTTTCCAATTAAAATTGGATGCGACAATCTAATTAAAGAATTTTCAGAACTCTATTCTCTTCTTATAAAAAAGAAGAACCATCTAAATACTATGCATATTAAGTTACAGAAAAATATTGATGAAAGAATAGAATTAGAATTGAATGATTTTTAAGCTATGGCAAAAATTACAGAAAACGACATAGAATTATATGCAATAGAAGAATTAGAAAAACTTGGGTATTCCTATATCTATGGTCCAGATATTGCACCTGATACAGATGCACAAGAAAGAACTTCTTTTGACCAAGTTATTCTTACCGAAAGGCTTCAAAATGCAATTGACCGCATCAATCCAAGTATTCCAAGTAATGCTAAAGAAGATGCTCTAAAACAAGTATTGCGTATTGGTACACCTGATTTATTAACAGATAACGAAACATTTCATAAAATGCTCACAGAGGGCATAAATGTAACTTATCAAAAAGACGGAAGCCAAAGAGGAGATATTGTAAAATTAGTTGATTTTGATACGGTAAATAACAATGAATTTAATGTTATCAATCAGTTTACTGTTATTGAAAATAACAACAACAAAAGACCAGATGTAATTCTATTTGTAAATGGTTTACCCTTAGTAGTCATAGAGCTAAAAAATGCAGTAGATGAAAATGCAACAATAAGGTCGGCTTACAAGCAAATACAAACCTATAAAGCTACAATTCCATCATTATTTACCTACAACAGCATATTGGTAATATCAGACGGTACAGAAGCCAAAGCTGGTTCATTATCGGCAGGTTTTACACGTTTTATGTCTTGGAAAACAGCAGACGGAGAAAGTGAAGCATCACATCTTATTCCTGAAATGGAAACGCTAATTAATGGGATGCTAAATAAAAAAACCGTTTTAGACCTTATTCGCCATTTTATTGTATTTGAAAAATCTAAAAAAGAAGATTTAAAAACAGGAATTACTACCATAGAAACAGTAAAAAAAATAGCAGCCTATCATCAATACTATGCAGTTAACAAAGCAGTTATAAGCACACAATTGGCAAGTGTTGAAGATGGCGACAGAAAAGGTGGTGTAGTATGGCATACACAAGGCTCTGGAAAGTCTTTGTCTATGGTTTTCTATTCAGGTAAGATAGTTTTAAATCTAAACAACCCTACCATATTAGTCATAACAGATAGAAATGATT from Polaribacter marinaquae encodes the following:
- a CDS encoding DUF6965 family protein → MRQYRYIFEKGSKKHQCPACHKKRFVRYVDVYTQEYLPEIYGKCDREMNCGYHLNPYKNGYAKDNTIKDDFVYQISKPIVKPKPVFIPKDVFYKTRKAYEENTFIQNLLNNIAFPFESEDIEKIIAQYHLGTITKGYRKGATTFPFIDIDNNVRAIQVKQFDKFNHTIGTDFLHSIIEKHYKRNKQQIPIWLKGYNKNETKVSCLFGEHLLSKYPLNPIALVEAPKTAMYGTLYFGFPNNPKNLLWLAVYNLSSLNINKCKALKGRNVYLFPDLSKEGKAFNLWSNKAQKIQQQLENSFFKVSDLLEELAPNQDKEEGKDIADYLIKLDWHKFRKKEIKNILEVVPKKITVKNKIIADKTNNINSKSSANQFKEIQLEETFIHQEKQSINWNEQIEELESFFKNIQLPQKEIKLNQCTTISNVNKFITSHLATVKANNGSLIYLPYLVRLQELKVILKV
- a CDS encoding N-6 DNA methylase; translation: MAKKKEVKQEPIEKQLWKAADKLRKNIDAAEYKHIVLGLIFLKYISDSFEELYAKLQAGEGEYAGADPEDRDEYRAENVFFVPPSARWSYLQGRAKLPEIGKDIDNAMDAIERDNASLKGVLPKAFAKENLDPTSLGQLIDLISNIALGDEVSRSQDLLGKVYEYFLGEFALAEGKKGGQFYTPESIVKLLVEMLQPYKGRVFDPCCGSGGMFVQSEKFILAHQGKINDISIYGQESNQTTWRLAKMNLAIRGIDSSQVKWNNEGSFLNNAHKDLKADYIIANPPFNDSDWSGDLLRGDARWHYGIPSAKNANFAWLQHFLYHLSPNGTAGIVLANGALSSDTLNDDVIRKQMIESNVIDCIVMLPEKLFFNTGISASLWFLRKNRTRDEVLFIDASNFGEMVSRKLRILDSNDLKEVAQTYEDWKNNNNYQDVIGFCKSASLDEIKKNKHILTPGRYVGDIVDPEEKLSFSSKILAFNKTQNELDEISNGINNDIRTKLNSYYPDNNFDNIKLESVKVIDYLGELIFKEWIINENLPKSIQLSNNLETVKLSEVVEKSNTGADAIQKAPIVEDDTGVRCIRIGDITNERPFNEWGFSKVTEKIFKQYQLKANDIIVTRTSVLGLSRYISNDLMSVYNNGLIRLQITEAIPAQYVYAWLQSSSFRKYINRITNETSTRPNMKMNYLLDFPIKIGCDNLIKEFSELYSLLIKKKNHLNTMHIKLQKNIDERIELELNDF
- a CDS encoding helix-turn-helix domain-containing protein; its protein translation is MEAIILSAQQYKELVNRLDVLNKKLEEKQKSPNDTFLDNQEFLQLMNISKRTAQSWRDEGKVSFSQIGSKIYYRMSDVQKLLDKNYKAAFSNKRKY
- a CDS encoding site-specific integrase translates to MSSIKLILRNNKIDKAGEAPLYLRVIKDRKTKFISLSLKLKPNEWDEDKQKVKKNHSNSTRLNAYISQKVADAKGEIADLERRNQSTTARKLKEAIKGKPLTNFFDYSDNLCEKRKDTLAYSTYKNYKTYLKKFEKFVGHRELMFEDITVTTLKDFASYCSSTLGNNNTTINFSLKIMKIMFKEAQKEDLIPLDLFPFNKFTVKKDKSTKRYLSAEQFQDFMDLEVSNKDKAQIIKDMFIFSVFAGGLRFGDMLELKWKNYDKKNGRITKIIRKTNRQHSVRIGQKAVEILEKYQQKDQKQEDIIFPFANIDKTYFTDKEHRNLITGRAIALSNMYLRKMGKRLELPFNLSFHISRHTFATRALNNGMRIEHVSKLMDHSDIGITQVYAKIISSELDNAVDKYIN
- a CDS encoding phage/plasmid primase, P4 family, translating into MKKAVSLKPEFESLEEPNTIIQHVKELTKREEVKHASILSKLLKEFKPIDFEKIANPSVHDNFKLSNKHYSIISIDTVLKIAKNNNWGLCKNHSFIYLYNGSYWNEIDKEAFQKFLGNASEIMGVPKFSAKYYKFKKELYEQFLATAYLEAKPTSADNVLINLKNGTFEINTKGTQLRPYNSNDFITYQLPFEYNPEAQAPLFKAYLNEVLPDIERQNVLAEYIGFVFIKHNSNRLKEEKALILYGTGANGKSVFFEVISALLGDENISNYSLQSLTNENGYFRAKLANKLVNYASEINGKLESSIFKQLVSGEPVEARLPYGEPFTLKQYAKLIFNCNELPKEVEQTNAYFRRFLIIPFDVTIPPEKQDKNLHNKIIEKELSGVFNWVLEGLNRLLAQKGFSNCRAAEEAVADYKKQSDSVKMFIDENDYTISPNQYTLIKEIYPRYRQYCAEDGYRPVSKVNFSKRLKNLKIIVERVAGNKLAAFITNDIPY